A DNA window from Helianthus annuus cultivar XRQ/B chromosome 15, HanXRQr2.0-SUNRISE, whole genome shotgun sequence contains the following coding sequences:
- the LOC110914456 gene encoding uncharacterized protein LOC110914456 yields MYGRAIRFVTVQQSAVGLIRVYPSFFVSSVSTQSNYKNRNLIDEIRESASGMPPSRAADGVKVVNTSTTPSASDRREEEGETTSYVAEAAKQGVGKAMETGLNIGEMAKQTLDNVWDATKDTTDKVKEVVAGQEDKKYDVPPTDHFVDDLRKRADGYDLRRGRNGSGVNDN; encoded by the exons ATGTACGGAAGAGCTATCAGATTCGTCACTGTTCAACAATCTGCCGTTGGcctaattagggtttatccctctTTCTTCGTATCCTCAGTATCCACCCAGTCTAATTACAAG AATCGAAACTTAATTGATGAGATTAGAGAATCAGCATCAGGAATGCCACCATCCCGTGCAGCTGACGGTGTTAAAGTGGTGAACACATCCACTACGCCTTCAGCCTCCGACAGGAGGGAGGAGGAGGGTGAGACGACAAGTTATGTGGCGGAAGCTGCGAAGCAAGGGGTAGGGAAAGCTATGGAAACGGGATTAAATATCGGAGAGATGGCGAAACAGACGTTGGATAATGTGTGGGATGCTACCAAAGATACTACGGATAAGGTGAAGGAGGTGGTGGCTGGACAGGAGGATAAGAAGTATGATGTTCCGCCGACAGATCATTTTGTTGACGATTTGAGGAAGCGTGCCGATGGGTATGATCTGAGAAGGGGAAGGAATGGAAGTGGTGTAAATGATAATTGA